A portion of the Rahnella variigena genome contains these proteins:
- a CDS encoding cupin domain-containing protein produces the protein MFVFKKEIPLQDLGDGISRRVLAHNGSMMAVEVYFEEGAVGPMHNHVHEQLTYVLSGRFKFTIGEETHEVTAGDTLYKKPYIMHGCVCLEKGVLLDTFTPQRMDFL, from the coding sequence ATGTTTGTATTTAAAAAAGAGATCCCCTTACAGGATTTAGGTGACGGTATAAGCCGTCGCGTTCTGGCACATAACGGCAGCATGATGGCCGTCGAAGTGTATTTTGAGGAAGGCGCAGTCGGGCCGATGCATAACCATGTGCATGAGCAACTGACGTACGTGCTTTCCGGTCGCTTCAAATTCACTATCGGCGAGGAAACTCACGAAGTGACCGCGGGCGACACGTTATACAAAAAACCGTACATCATGCACGGCTGCGTGTGTCTGGAGAAAGGGGTGTTGTTAGATACCTTCACGCCCCAAAGAATGGATTTTCTGTAA